The Amycolatopsis sp. QT-25 genomic sequence CTGTGCCGAATCCCCGTCGCGAAGCGACGGCCGGTCACGATCCGCCCGGCCGGACTCGTCCCCAGCCCCGCACCACGGCAGGTGCGGTGACAATGAAAACAGCATCAGGAGGTCATCATGGTCCAGCAAGTCCCTGCCCCGAGTGGACGTCACGACAGGGGCGACGACGACTCGCAGACCGACCACACCAACCAGGGCTCGGACGGTCACACCACGGAGAGCGGGGACGACAGGTGACGAATGCCGCCAGAACCCCTGCGGATTTGGTGGCGGAGCTGGACCGGTCCGGCGAACTGCCCGCCGGTCTCGGCCCGCTCCTGACGGCGGTCCCCCGCGAGGACTTCATTCCGGCGCGGGTGTGGGTGAAGCGGCGGCCGGTCGACCGGTCGGCCGACCCCGTTGACTGGATGAACGCCGTGTACTCGGACACCGCCATCGTGACCCAGTACGACGACGGCCGCATCGAGTGGCCGGACGTCGGGGACTATCCGACATGCTCTGCCTCGCAACCGTCCGTCGTGGCGAAGATGCTCAAGGAACTGCGCGTCGAGGAAGGTCACTCGGTGCTGGAGATCGGCGCGGGGACCGGGTTCAACGCCGCCCTTCTTCGCCAGATCGTCGGCTCCTCCGGGCGAGTGACGACGATGGAGGTTGACCGGGATCTGGCTACGTGGGCCGAGGGTTCTCTTCTCGCGTCCGACTGTGGCGATGTCTCGTTGATCCCGCAGGACGCCACGTTCGGCTGGGAGAAGAACGCCCCTTACGATCGGATTATCGCGACTGCGGCTGTCCATCTCGGGCGGGTTCCTTACGCCTGGGTGGAGCAGACCACGCCCGGCGGTTTCATCCTCGCTCCCGTCCGGACGGACATGACCGGTGGACCGCTCGTCCGGTTCACGGTGCACGGCGACGGGACCGCAACCGGGAGGACCCTCCCGATGGGTGTGGTGTTCATGGAGTCGAGGTCCCAGCGGTCACCGGATGTGCCGGACCATCTCCCGGAATGGGACCACGGCCCGGTCATCGAGTCCGAGGCCGCCATCCTTCCGTGGTCGCTCCTCGATGATCCGTCGGCACGCTGGGCGCTGGCGGTCGCGATGCCCGGATGCCGGGCGGGTGTCCAGGACCCCGATCCCCGAGGTACGCGCCAGGTGTGGTTCCGCGATCCGGTCACTCACTCCTGGGCCTCGGTGCGGGAGGTCCGCATGGGCGAGTGCACAGTCCGCCAGAGTGGCGTCCGCCGGCTGTGGGACGAGGCTCAAGCCGCCTACCGCTGGTGGCGTTCCAAAGGTGACCCCCACATCACCACGTGGACGTGGACCATCACGCCGGACAACCAGAGCATCACCCTGCCGTAAGTCGTGTCAGGGCAAGGGCACCGTGATCGGCTTGCCCTGTCCAGGGAAGCGCGTCGCGCCCCCTTCGTCTGCGACCCGCCACACGTTTTGAATGGGCCATCAACAGGACTCGCCGTCGT encodes the following:
- a CDS encoding protein-L-isoaspartate(D-aspartate) O-methyltransferase codes for the protein MTNAARTPADLVAELDRSGELPAGLGPLLTAVPREDFIPARVWVKRRPVDRSADPVDWMNAVYSDTAIVTQYDDGRIEWPDVGDYPTCSASQPSVVAKMLKELRVEEGHSVLEIGAGTGFNAALLRQIVGSSGRVTTMEVDRDLATWAEGSLLASDCGDVSLIPQDATFGWEKNAPYDRIIATAAVHLGRVPYAWVEQTTPGGFILAPVRTDMTGGPLVRFTVHGDGTATGRTLPMGVVFMESRSQRSPDVPDHLPEWDHGPVIESEAAILPWSLLDDPSARWALAVAMPGCRAGVQDPDPRGTRQVWFRDPVTHSWASVREVRMGECTVRQSGVRRLWDEAQAAYRWWRSKGDPHITTWTWTITPDNQSITLP